A region of Candidatus Baltobacteraceae bacterium DNA encodes the following proteins:
- the secG gene encoding preprotein translocase subunit SecG, with amino-acid sequence MTTLLLAAATAAPKQIHLTPQQIQQLMQAQAATQPQLAPQTWFTQHAGWLTHGLAGLFVIAALAMIVLLAVQTTKQEGLSGTIGGRVESSYGRMGADEQLKRITGVVAVGFVVLGTILSLTGI; translated from the coding sequence TTGACCACACTGCTGCTCGCCGCCGCCACGGCCGCGCCGAAGCAAATCCACCTCACGCCGCAACAAATCCAGCAGCTGATGCAGGCGCAGGCGGCCACGCAGCCGCAACTCGCGCCGCAGACGTGGTTCACGCAGCACGCGGGTTGGCTCACGCACGGTCTGGCCGGCCTCTTCGTTATCGCCGCGCTCGCGATGATCGTTTTACTCGCGGTTCAAACCACGAAACAAGAGGGTCTCTCGGGGACTATCGGCGGCCGCGTCGAGTCCAGCTACGGACGGATGGGCGCCGACGAACAGCTCAAGCGCATCACGGGCGTGGTTGCGGTAGGATTCGTGGTGCTCGGCACCATCTTGTCTCTCACCGGAATCTGA
- a CDS encoding sialidase family protein, whose translation MRVVTRMGRKWWPELAFAGAILAGCSGSGGVPAPGPGRTPPPNPSARSVRIATDPFTNSASQHATQVEPSAFANGSTIVAAFQDGRFVSFGASDIGFASSLDGGATWNSGVLPGTTTLVAPPGSFDSVSDPSVTYDAAHAVWLVASLPILFNRAPTPAALVSRSTDAVHWFDPVAVAPGQPSTDKDWIACDNTASSPYYGRCYLETDDGNTGIIRLDVSNDGGLSWGPVQNTLGAATGIGGQPLVAPNGTVVVPIDDFNEARVLAFASHDGGATWSAATLVSSIADHLDAGSIRSNPLVSAGIDGAGTLYAVWQDCRFQSGCTENDLVLSTSSNGTVWSAPARIPIDPPGSGVDHFIPGLGVDRTSSGGGARLALTYDYYANGTCTMASCLLYAGFVESRDGGATWSAPVTLAGPMNLEWLAQTTQGSMVGDYLAAVYVAGRPIPVYTVANPPVIATLDEAIYVPQPLVIPASFGALRSSKGERAARGAVSDHGPRRVRPFLGGI comes from the coding sequence GTGCGCGTTGTAACGCGCATGGGGCGCAAATGGTGGCCCGAACTCGCATTCGCAGGCGCGATTCTCGCCGGCTGCAGCGGCAGCGGAGGCGTGCCCGCACCTGGCCCCGGGCGCACGCCGCCGCCGAACCCCTCGGCACGCAGCGTGCGCATCGCAACGGACCCGTTCACGAATTCGGCGAGCCAACACGCGACGCAAGTCGAACCGTCCGCGTTCGCGAACGGATCGACGATCGTTGCGGCGTTCCAAGACGGGCGATTCGTCAGCTTCGGCGCTTCCGATATCGGGTTTGCCAGTTCGCTCGACGGCGGCGCGACGTGGAATTCGGGTGTGCTCCCAGGCACGACGACGCTCGTCGCGCCGCCCGGCTCGTTCGATAGCGTGAGCGATCCTTCCGTAACCTACGACGCGGCGCACGCGGTGTGGCTCGTTGCATCCTTGCCGATCCTCTTCAACCGCGCGCCGACGCCCGCCGCGCTCGTGAGCCGTTCCACCGATGCCGTTCACTGGTTCGATCCGGTCGCCGTTGCGCCGGGGCAGCCGTCGACCGATAAGGACTGGATCGCCTGCGATAACACGGCGAGCAGTCCGTATTACGGGCGTTGCTATCTCGAGACCGACGACGGAAACACCGGCATCATCCGGCTCGACGTTTCGAACGACGGCGGCCTTTCGTGGGGCCCCGTGCAAAACACGCTCGGGGCGGCAACCGGAATCGGCGGTCAACCCCTGGTGGCGCCCAACGGCACCGTCGTCGTGCCGATCGACGATTTCAACGAAGCGCGCGTTTTGGCGTTTGCATCGCACGACGGCGGAGCGACCTGGTCGGCTGCGACGCTGGTTTCGTCGATTGCCGACCATCTCGATGCCGGATCGATTCGCAGCAATCCGCTCGTCTCGGCCGGAATCGACGGCGCCGGAACGCTCTACGCAGTATGGCAGGACTGCCGCTTTCAAAGCGGCTGCACGGAGAACGATCTGGTGCTCAGCACGTCGAGTAACGGCACGGTTTGGAGCGCGCCGGCGCGCATTCCGATCGACCCGCCGGGCAGCGGCGTCGACCATTTCATCCCCGGGCTCGGAGTCGATCGCACGTCGTCGGGCGGCGGCGCCCGCTTGGCGCTAACGTACGATTACTACGCGAATGGAACGTGCACCATGGCGTCGTGCTTACTCTACGCCGGATTCGTCGAATCGCGCGATGGCGGAGCGACGTGGAGCGCGCCTGTGACGCTCGCCGGCCCGATGAATCTCGAATGGCTCGCGCAGACGACACAGGGCAGCATGGTCGGCGATTACTTAGCCGCCGTCTACGTTGCAGGCCGCCCGATCCCGGTCTATACGGTCGCCAACCCGCCGGTCATCGCGACACTCGACGAAGCGATCTACGTGCCACAGCCGCTCGTTATTCCCGCATCGTTCGGCGCGTTGCGCAGTTCTAAGGGCGAACGCGCCGCCCGCGGTGCGGTCTCCGATCACGGCCCGCGCCGCGTTCGTCCGTTCCTAGGCGGGATTTAG
- a CDS encoding glycosyltransferase 87 family protein, which yields MQPFLSLPRSLQWTVGVLILLLAAGLSRFLFVPFVDNGFDFQAFYCGGSVVAEHANPYLDQPLHGCETRAAPEIARKFRNVTVPAPLPPYALAFFIPLSLLPFAVAKIVWWLVLVASIGVCGWTVAKLTGWAMLTAFAASAAAIGATSLPQAGLPPAPIALLFLSAYFVSRRRWTPAALCSALAMIEPHVALPAAIALFLFVPELRGRLLLAGAALAALALAVSGPQTTLYYFTTLLPLHAASEVRSQSQFSLTTILYHLGASAPLAVRIGTAQYAVTIAFGVWLGWRLARRFDERAFLVAAPAACAVAGGSFIHLSEIGVAVLLACMLAARMNGHRAWLAVVLLAVPWEQFSNWATFSALAPICVILLVWPRWKPLPILLMLGSIVLLMYFVGMHLYEVASLSTTLTASSHIAAAAPNAPVDVSWQAYNDTSTTFPALWVDKSITFFGIGLLLFSAARATKRATAVQLA from the coding sequence GTGCAGCCGTTTCTCTCGCTGCCGCGCAGTCTGCAATGGACCGTGGGCGTCCTGATTCTGCTTCTGGCGGCGGGATTATCGCGATTCTTGTTCGTTCCGTTCGTGGATAACGGCTTCGACTTTCAGGCCTTTTACTGCGGCGGCTCCGTGGTGGCCGAGCACGCTAATCCGTACCTGGACCAACCGCTGCACGGCTGCGAAACGCGGGCGGCCCCGGAGATCGCGCGCAAGTTCCGCAACGTCACCGTCCCCGCCCCGCTCCCGCCCTACGCCCTGGCGTTTTTCATTCCGCTCTCGCTGCTCCCATTTGCAGTCGCGAAGATCGTCTGGTGGCTCGTCCTCGTGGCGAGCATCGGCGTCTGCGGGTGGACGGTCGCGAAGCTCACGGGGTGGGCGATGCTCACCGCGTTCGCCGCCTCGGCGGCCGCGATCGGCGCGACCTCGTTACCGCAAGCCGGGCTGCCGCCCGCTCCAATCGCCCTGCTTTTTTTAAGCGCCTACTTCGTCTCGCGCCGGCGGTGGACGCCCGCCGCGCTCTGCTCCGCGCTTGCGATGATCGAGCCGCACGTGGCGCTGCCGGCCGCGATCGCGCTCTTTCTTTTCGTCCCGGAACTTCGCGGGCGGTTGCTGCTTGCCGGCGCCGCGCTCGCCGCGCTCGCCCTCGCGGTCAGCGGGCCGCAAACCACCCTCTACTATTTCACGACGCTGCTGCCGCTGCACGCCGCCTCCGAAGTGCGCAGTCAATCGCAGTTTAGCCTCACGACGATCCTCTACCACCTAGGAGCGAGCGCGCCGTTAGCGGTGAGAATCGGAACCGCTCAATACGCCGTAACGATCGCATTCGGCGTTTGGCTCGGTTGGCGGCTCGCGCGGCGTTTCGACGAACGCGCGTTTCTGGTGGCGGCACCGGCCGCGTGCGCCGTGGCGGGCGGCAGCTTCATCCATCTTTCGGAGATCGGCGTCGCGGTTCTGCTCGCCTGCATGCTCGCGGCGCGCATGAACGGGCATCGCGCCTGGCTCGCCGTCGTTCTGCTCGCGGTGCCGTGGGAACAGTTTTCCAACTGGGCGACCTTCTCGGCGCTCGCCCCGATATGCGTGATTTTGCTCGTGTGGCCGCGATGGAAACCGCTTCCGATACTTCTGATGCTCGGCTCGATCGTGTTGTTAATGTACTTCGTGGGGATGCATTTGTACGAAGTTGCGTCGCTCTCCACGACGCTGACGGCCTCGAGCCATATCGCGGCCGCCGCGCCCAACGCGCCCGTCGACGTGAGTTGGCAAGCCTACAACGACACCTCGACGACCTTTCCCGCGCTCTGGGTCGACAAGTCGATAACCTTCTTCGGAATCGGATTGCTGCTCTTCAGCGCGGCGCGCGCGACGAAACGCGCGACCGCCGTTCAGCTCGCGTAG
- a CDS encoding ABC transporter ATP-binding protein, which produces MPLLEVKNLRTTFRTEDGPVTAVNGLSYSLEAGSTLGIVGESGSGKSVNALSIMRLIQRPGEIDAESEIWFNGQNLLKLSEHEMRKIRGHKIAMIFQDPMTSLNPVLTVGEQISEAVQLHLGYNKKDATEKTIEMFKKVRIPAPEKRIREYPHQFSGGMRQRVMIAMALSCDPQLLIADEPTTALDVTIQAQILELMNEMQHETGAAIIMITHDLGVVAEVCKNVLVMYGGNMVEYGAADKIFQDPKMPYTQGLLASLPRLDESEQRRLEPIPGQPPNLLRLPPGCAFAPRCKYRMPICDEIVPVYDFGEDHVARCWLYDERSKDQRPIDVETVH; this is translated from the coding sequence ATGCCCCTTCTTGAAGTCAAGAATCTTCGGACCACGTTTCGTACCGAAGACGGCCCGGTAACGGCGGTCAACGGGCTTTCGTACTCGCTCGAGGCCGGTTCCACCCTCGGAATCGTCGGCGAGTCCGGTTCGGGCAAGTCGGTCAACGCGCTTTCGATCATGCGTTTGATCCAGCGCCCCGGCGAGATCGACGCCGAGAGCGAGATCTGGTTTAACGGCCAGAACTTGCTGAAACTCTCGGAGCACGAGATGCGTAAGATCCGCGGTCACAAGATCGCGATGATCTTCCAAGATCCGATGACCTCGCTCAATCCGGTACTCACCGTCGGCGAACAGATTAGCGAAGCGGTGCAGCTGCATCTGGGCTACAACAAAAAAGACGCGACCGAGAAGACGATCGAGATGTTCAAGAAGGTGCGAATTCCCGCACCGGAAAAGCGCATCCGCGAATACCCGCATCAATTTTCCGGGGGCATGCGCCAGCGCGTGATGATCGCGATGGCGCTCTCCTGCGATCCGCAGCTGCTCATCGCCGACGAGCCGACGACCGCGCTCGACGTGACGATCCAGGCGCAGATTCTCGAACTGATGAACGAGATGCAGCACGAAACCGGTGCGGCGATCATCATGATCACGCACGATCTGGGCGTGGTGGCCGAGGTCTGCAAGAACGTTCTCGTGATGTACGGCGGCAACATGGTCGAGTACGGCGCCGCCGACAAGATCTTTCAAGATCCGAAGATGCCCTACACGCAAGGCTTGCTCGCGTCGCTGCCGCGTTTGGACGAGAGCGAGCAGCGCCGGCTCGAGCCGATTCCCGGTCAGCCTCCCAACTTGCTGCGTCTGCCGCCCGGATGTGCGTTTGCGCCGCGCTGCAAGTATCGCATGCCGATCTGCGACGAAATCGTTCCCGTTTACGACTTCGGCGAGGATCACGTCGCGCGTTGCTGGCTCTACGACGAACGCTCCAAAGATCAGCGCCCCATCGATGTAGAAACGGTACACTAA
- a CDS encoding AAA family ATPase, producing the protein MLLPRLAPGTIQRQRIATWFLRHAETPLRLLIGPSGSGKTTAIVTHLRSATRPYAYVNATPELSLAGFLEDVCETLDLPHVHTMAALFGEIASDGPVDIVIDNLDLLSGELASTLARVVEDAPENVTFIYTSRSRDSIDVNRLLPHGLAVLCDARSLAFETSEIGRLADGLGVENTATDLHALHEASEGWSIVVAGAVREASANGRSLRNAYERWVEAQAFFFRQFIETSVRSLHGVSSDIWETLMATGVLEEEDDLALLERRGAFVARDSDCGYRPYRVVAQLMGNAPATAHAPIAEVAPMLVRMFGSFDAKIGNRSIKWVRRRDAQIVKYLLLKEDGTASRGELCGAFWPEVEQTLAFANLRVACSNIRKAIALTVGPGHVDRYFTSDGDVAVSFSNITLDARRFRLHVGDGDKQYQLGNVDESLAHYRAADSLYVGRLGWSDGADTWIETNAALYESLYHIVLRRIEQIYRDKGDTIRTVQYASKATAVYESLNAPSRIAVQVG; encoded by the coding sequence TTGTTGCTGCCACGGCTCGCCCCTGGAACCATCCAGCGCCAACGGATCGCCACCTGGTTTTTACGCCATGCGGAGACTCCGTTGCGCCTGCTGATCGGTCCCTCGGGCTCTGGAAAGACGACGGCGATCGTGACGCACCTGCGGAGCGCCACGCGGCCCTACGCCTATGTGAATGCGACGCCGGAGCTCAGCCTCGCCGGCTTCCTCGAGGACGTCTGCGAGACACTGGATCTGCCGCACGTCCACACCATGGCCGCGCTCTTCGGTGAAATCGCCTCGGACGGACCCGTCGATATCGTCATCGATAACCTGGACCTGCTCTCCGGGGAGCTGGCTTCGACCCTCGCCCGCGTGGTGGAGGACGCTCCCGAGAACGTCACCTTCATTTACACATCGCGTTCGCGCGACTCGATCGACGTCAACCGCCTGCTGCCGCACGGTCTCGCGGTCCTCTGCGACGCGCGGTCGCTCGCTTTCGAAACCTCGGAGATCGGCCGCCTGGCCGACGGACTGGGCGTCGAGAACACCGCCACGGACCTGCACGCGCTCCACGAGGCGAGCGAAGGCTGGTCCATCGTTGTGGCCGGGGCAGTTCGCGAGGCGAGCGCCAACGGCCGGTCGTTGCGCAATGCCTACGAGCGCTGGGTCGAGGCCCAGGCCTTCTTCTTCCGACAGTTCATCGAGACGTCGGTTCGCAGCTTGCACGGCGTGAGTTCGGATATCTGGGAGACGCTGATGGCGACCGGCGTTCTCGAGGAAGAGGACGATCTCGCGCTGCTCGAGCGGCGCGGGGCGTTCGTGGCGCGCGATAGCGATTGTGGATACCGCCCCTACCGCGTAGTCGCGCAGTTGATGGGGAACGCACCCGCGACCGCGCACGCGCCGATCGCCGAAGTCGCGCCGATGCTCGTGCGAATGTTCGGATCCTTCGACGCCAAGATCGGTAACCGTTCGATCAAGTGGGTACGGCGCCGCGACGCGCAGATCGTTAAGTACTTGTTGTTGAAAGAAGACGGCACCGCATCGCGCGGCGAGCTCTGCGGCGCGTTCTGGCCCGAGGTCGAGCAGACGTTGGCGTTTGCCAATCTGCGCGTCGCCTGCAGCAACATTCGCAAAGCTATCGCCCTGACCGTCGGCCCCGGCCACGTGGACCGCTACTTTACCTCCGACGGCGACGTCGCGGTGAGTTTTTCGAATATCACGCTCGACGCGCGGCGCTTTCGCCTGCACGTCGGCGACGGCGACAAACAGTATCAACTCGGCAACGTCGACGAGTCCCTCGCACACTACCGCGCCGCCGATTCGCTCTATGTCGGCCGTCTCGGCTGGAGCGACGGCGCCGACACCTGGATCGAGACCAACGCCGCGCTTTACGAGTCGCTTTATCATATCGTGCTGCGGCGGATCGAACAGATCTATCGCGACAAAGGCGACACGATTCGCACCGTACAGTATGCGAGCAAGGCGACCGCCGTCTACGAAAGCCTCAACGCGCCCTCGCGCATCGCCGTTCAAGTAGGCTAA
- the topA gene encoding type I DNA topoisomerase, with protein MKKPLIIVESPTKARTIKKFLPARYVVKASVGHVRDLPKSTLGVNVDDGSFTPKYLTIKGKGDVIKELKAAVKGASDVYLATDPDREGEAIAWHLAELLKLEDPKRIELHEITKDAALDAIKNPHKIDIDRVNAQQARRILDRLVGYKISPLLWAKVRGGLSAGRVQSVAVKLIVDREREIGAFVPREYWSITALLSSQADAELVFPADLIGHNGEKIEVTKQAEADAVVAGLQGASYRVDSIKHREVRRNAPAPFTTSTLQQEASRKLRLRVRRTMQIAQGLYEGVDLGSEGTVGLITYMRTDSTRISDSARDAAREFITQTYGEAYHGGGRTHKLREGAQDAHEAIRPTSVHHTPEKMAHVLKRDELRLYALIWERFVASQMSATVLDQTAVDIAANAYTFRATGSVVKFAGFTKVYEEGKDDEAALKTDAGTKNGKAPSKGRVRLPVIEEQETLDFHKLDPKQHFTEPPPRFTEATLVKALEENRIGRPSTYSTIVETIQARGYVVQVERRFAPTDIGISVNDLLAEHFPDIVDTNFTATMEGDLDQVAIGNGDWVEVLRKFYGPFALELEEAEKKLPKLEIRDEPTDEICPNCGKPMVIKTGRFGRFISCTGYPECKTTRPILKDTGAKCPKDGGMIVERKSRKGRTFYGCANYPNCDFVSWDRVIPEPCPVCGSYVVAKSRRGGQLTLECAADKEHDVSSLGQQSEPEEREPVEV; from the coding sequence GTGAAAAAGCCCCTGATCATCGTCGAATCACCCACGAAAGCCAGGACGATCAAGAAGTTCCTTCCGGCGCGTTACGTCGTGAAGGCCTCGGTCGGCCACGTCCGCGATCTGCCGAAGAGCACGCTCGGCGTCAACGTCGACGACGGCTCCTTTACGCCGAAATATCTCACGATCAAAGGCAAAGGCGACGTGATCAAGGAGCTTAAAGCCGCAGTCAAGGGCGCGAGCGACGTCTACCTCGCCACCGACCCCGATCGCGAAGGCGAAGCGATCGCGTGGCACCTGGCCGAGTTGCTCAAACTCGAGGATCCCAAGCGTATCGAGTTACACGAGATCACCAAAGACGCGGCTCTCGATGCCATCAAGAACCCGCACAAGATCGATATCGACCGCGTGAACGCGCAGCAAGCGCGGCGCATCCTCGATCGCCTGGTCGGCTACAAAATCTCCCCGCTGCTGTGGGCGAAGGTTCGCGGCGGTCTCTCCGCCGGCCGAGTCCAGTCGGTGGCGGTGAAGCTCATCGTCGATCGCGAGCGCGAAATCGGCGCCTTCGTACCGCGCGAGTATTGGTCGATCACCGCACTCTTGAGTTCGCAAGCCGATGCGGAACTCGTGTTTCCGGCGGACTTGATCGGGCATAACGGCGAGAAGATCGAAGTGACCAAGCAAGCTGAGGCCGACGCCGTCGTCGCCGGTTTGCAGGGTGCGAGCTATCGCGTCGACTCGATCAAACACCGGGAAGTGCGTCGTAACGCGCCCGCGCCGTTTACGACCTCCACGCTTCAACAGGAAGCGTCGCGCAAATTACGTTTGCGGGTTCGCCGAACGATGCAGATCGCCCAGGGTCTGTACGAAGGCGTCGATCTTGGCAGCGAAGGCACCGTCGGCCTCATCACCTACATGCGAACCGATTCGACGCGCATCTCGGATAGCGCGCGCGACGCCGCGCGTGAGTTCATCACGCAGACCTACGGCGAGGCCTATCACGGGGGCGGCCGCACCCACAAGCTGCGCGAGGGCGCCCAGGACGCACACGAAGCGATCCGCCCCACGTCGGTGCATCATACGCCCGAAAAAATGGCGCACGTGCTCAAGCGCGACGAACTCCGTCTCTATGCGCTGATTTGGGAGCGATTCGTCGCCTCGCAGATGTCGGCGACGGTGCTCGATCAGACGGCGGTCGATATCGCCGCCAACGCGTACACGTTCCGCGCCACGGGCTCGGTCGTTAAATTCGCCGGCTTCACGAAGGTCTACGAGGAGGGTAAGGATGACGAAGCCGCCCTAAAGACCGACGCGGGAACGAAGAACGGCAAGGCGCCTTCAAAGGGGCGCGTGCGTTTGCCGGTCATTGAAGAACAAGAGACGCTCGACTTCCACAAACTCGATCCCAAACAACATTTTACCGAGCCGCCGCCGCGCTTTACCGAAGCGACGCTGGTCAAAGCGCTCGAAGAAAACCGCATCGGCCGTCCGTCGACCTACAGCACGATCGTCGAAACGATTCAAGCGCGCGGCTACGTGGTTCAAGTCGAGCGCCGCTTCGCGCCGACGGATATCGGCATCTCGGTCAACGACCTGCTCGCCGAGCACTTCCCCGATATCGTGGATACCAACTTCACCGCGACGATGGAGGGCGATCTCGACCAAGTCGCTATCGGCAACGGCGATTGGGTTGAGGTGTTGAGAAAGTTTTACGGTCCGTTCGCCCTCGAACTCGAAGAGGCGGAGAAGAAGCTTCCCAAGCTCGAGATTCGCGACGAGCCCACCGACGAGATCTGTCCCAATTGCGGCAAACCGATGGTTATCAAGACGGGACGATTCGGCCGGTTCATCTCGTGCACGGGCTATCCCGAATGTAAGACCACGCGCCCGATCCTTAAAGACACCGGCGCGAAATGCCCCAAAGACGGCGGCATGATCGTCGAACGTAAATCGCGCAAGGGCCGCACGTTCTACGGCTGTGCGA
- a CDS encoding dipeptide ABC transporter ATP-binding protein: MPIETAAPSSTLVDVKDLVKYFPIHSGLLSRHVGDVKAVDGVSFDIRKGETLGLVGESGSGKTTIGRLLLKLLPATSGEVFFEGRDVLKLNRTDVRSLRKDIQIIFQDPFASLNPRMTVGDIVGEPIRIHNIAHGKAADTRVQDLLNLVGLQPYHANRYPHEFSGGQRQRVGIARALAVDPKFIVCDEPVSALDVSIQAQVINLLEDLQKQLGLTYLFIAHDLSVIRHISTRVAVMYVGKIVEVADRDPLYHNPLHPYTQALLSAIPIPDPRVERRRKRIVLTGDIPSPVNPPSGCRFHTRCPVAFDRCTIEEPPLREYAPGHSAACHWVEEHGGQAPDLVNGPVVLPPLNPA; encoded by the coding sequence ATGCCAATCGAGACGGCGGCGCCGTCCTCAACGCTCGTCGATGTCAAAGACCTCGTCAAATACTTTCCGATTCATTCCGGGCTGCTCTCGCGGCACGTCGGCGACGTTAAGGCGGTCGATGGCGTAAGCTTCGATATCCGCAAGGGTGAAACGCTCGGGCTCGTCGGCGAGTCCGGTTCCGGCAAGACGACGATCGGGCGGCTCTTACTAAAACTGCTCCCAGCCACGAGCGGCGAGGTCTTCTTCGAAGGCCGCGACGTCTTGAAGCTCAATCGCACCGACGTGCGCTCGCTGCGAAAAGACATCCAGATCATCTTTCAGGATCCGTTCGCGAGTTTGAATCCGCGCATGACCGTTGGCGACATCGTCGGCGAGCCGATCCGCATTCACAACATCGCGCACGGCAAGGCCGCCGATACGCGCGTGCAGGATTTACTGAATCTCGTCGGACTGCAGCCCTATCACGCGAATCGCTACCCGCACGAATTCTCGGGCGGTCAGCGCCAGCGTGTTGGAATCGCGCGCGCGCTCGCGGTCGACCCGAAGTTTATCGTCTGCGACGAGCCGGTCTCCGCGCTCGACGTTTCGATTCAAGCGCAGGTCATCAACCTGCTCGAGGATCTCCAGAAGCAGCTTGGCTTAACCTATCTGTTCATCGCGCACGACCTTTCGGTCATTCGTCATATTTCGACGCGCGTCGCCGTCATGTACGTCGGCAAGATCGTGGAGGTCGCCGATCGCGATCCGCTCTACCACAACCCGCTGCATCCGTACACGCAGGCGCTCCTCTCCGCGATTCCGATCCCCGACCCGCGCGTCGAACGGCGCCGCAAACGTATCGTATTAACGGGCGACATCCCGTCGCCGGTCAATCCGCCGTCGGGTTGTCGCTTTCACACGCGTTGCCCGGTTGCGTTCGATCGCTGCACGATCGAGGAACCGCCGTTGCGCGAATACGCGCCCGGCCACTCGGCGGCATGTCACTGGGTCGAAGAGCACGGCGGTCAAGCACCCGACTTAGTGAATGGCCCGGTCGTCTTACCGCCGCTAAATCCCGCCTAG
- the dxs gene encoding 1-deoxy-D-xylulose-5-phosphate synthase produces MVLERIDSPADLKSLTRPEIDTLAQEIRDLLVRTCSRNGGHLAPNLGVVELTLALERILDLPQDKIVWDVSHQVYVHKILTGRKDRFHTIRQGGGLSGFAMRGESEYDSFGAGHASTSVSAALGMAQARDLAHRTETIVAVIGDGALTGGLAYEALNNAGQMKTNFIVVLNDNEMSIAPNVGAISSYLSVLRSKPLAKFARQTGKRVLDHIPFGGTVKKGIEAAEIATMHFVAPAEKTAVIFEELGFRYMGPVDGHNFDSLVDAIETAKRFEGPVLVHVRTIKGKGYNPAESDSRTFHGVSTPFEIENGNLQKKTDARPTFSDVFGDAMCAVASRDRRVVGITAAMPDGTKLSKFAKQFPDRYFDVGIAEAHAVCFAAGASTAGLKPVCAIYSTFLQRAYDQIVHDVCVQNLPVIFCLDRAGLVGDDGPTHMGLYDIAYLRTLPNMTLMAPRSEDELLPMLEHALRLDGPVAIRYPRGCTSGRHRDPVAPIEQGRAEILRRGGGLAILAYGNTVDLALDAYAMLAQSGGEAELPTIVNARFAKPLDEALLMELAGGHTHVLTLEEGSLAGGFGSAVVEFVSDRRLGLAVERIGVPSVLVQHDRPEKQRAQFGLSAEHVAARAARVLVAPVHP; encoded by the coding sequence ATGGTACTCGAACGCATCGACTCACCCGCCGATCTGAAATCGCTGACCCGTCCCGAGATCGATACCCTCGCTCAGGAGATTCGCGATCTGCTGGTGCGAACGTGTTCGCGTAACGGCGGGCATCTCGCGCCCAATCTCGGCGTGGTTGAGTTGACGCTCGCGCTCGAACGCATTCTCGATCTGCCGCAGGACAAGATCGTCTGGGACGTGAGCCATCAGGTCTACGTCCATAAAATCTTAACCGGCCGCAAGGATCGCTTCCACACGATTCGGCAAGGCGGCGGGCTGTCGGGTTTCGCGATGCGCGGCGAATCCGAGTACGATTCGTTTGGGGCGGGGCACGCGAGTACGAGCGTCTCGGCGGCGCTCGGCATGGCGCAGGCGCGCGATTTGGCGCATCGCACCGAAACGATCGTGGCGGTGATCGGCGACGGCGCGCTTACCGGCGGCCTCGCCTACGAAGCGCTCAACAACGCCGGGCAGATGAAGACGAACTTTATCGTCGTGCTCAACGATAACGAAATGTCGATCGCCCCCAACGTCGGCGCGATTTCGTCGTACCTCTCCGTGCTTCGCAGCAAGCCGCTCGCGAAGTTCGCGCGTCAAACCGGAAAGCGCGTGCTCGATCACATCCCGTTCGGCGGGACCGTAAAAAAGGGAATCGAAGCGGCCGAGATCGCGACGATGCATTTCGTCGCGCCGGCCGAAAAGACGGCCGTCATCTTCGAAGAGCTGGGTTTTCGGTATATGGGTCCGGTCGACGGTCACAACTTCGATTCGCTCGTCGATGCGATCGAAACGGCGAAACGTTTCGAGGGCCCCGTGCTCGTGCACGTGCGCACGATCAAAGGCAAGGGCTACAATCCGGCCGAGAGCGATTCGCGCACGTTCCACGGCGTGAGCACGCCTTTCGAGATCGAGAACGGCAATCTTCAGAAGAAGACCGACGCGCGACCGACGTTCTCCGACGTCTTCGGCGACGCCATGTGTGCGGTCGCATCGCGCGACCGGCGCGTCGTGGGCATCACTGCGGCGATGCCCGACGGGACCAAACTATCGAAGTTCGCCAAACAATTTCCGGATCGCTATTTCGACGTGGGCATCGCCGAGGCGCACGCAGTCTGCTTTGCCGCCGGCGCGTCGACGGCGGGGCTCAAACCGGTCTGCGCGATCTACTCGACGTTTTTGCAGCGCGCGTACGATCAGATCGTGCACGACGTGTGCGTCCAGAATCTGCCGGTCATTTTTTGTTTGGATCGTGCGGGCCTCGTGGGCGATGACGGACCGACGCACATGGGACTCTACGACATCGCATACTTGCGCACGCTGCCGAACATGACGCTGATGGCGCCGCGCAGTGAAGACGAACTGCTGCCGATGCTCGAGCACGCGCTGCGGCTCGACGGGCCGGTGGCGATTCGCTATCCGCGCGGCTGCACGAGCGGGCGCCACCGCGATCCGGTGGCACCGATCGAGCAGGGTCGGGCGGAGATCCTGCGCCGCGGCGGCGGGCTGGCGATTCTGGCCTACGGCAATACGGTCGATCTCGCCCTGGACGCATACGCGATGCTCGCGCAATCCGGCGGGGAAGCCGAACTGCCCACGATCGTGAATGCGCGGTTTGCCAAACCCCTCGATGAAGCTCTGCTGATGGAACTAGCGGGGGGGCATACGCACGTTCTCACCTTAGAAGAAGGCTCGCTCGCAGGCGGCTTCGGCTCGGCGGTCGTAGAGTTCGTCTCGGATCGTCGCTTGGGGCTGGCGGTGGAGCGTATCGGCGTTCCCAGCGTTCTGGTCCAGCACGACCGGCCGGAGAAACAACGAGCCCAGTTTGGCCTCAGCGCCGAGCACGTGGCCGCGCGCGCGGCGCGCGTCCTTGTCGCTCCAGTCCACCCGTGA